In Labrus mixtus chromosome 11, fLabMix1.1, whole genome shotgun sequence, a single window of DNA contains:
- the decr1 gene encoding 2,4-dienoyl-CoA reductase, mitochondrial yields MAAAVFRRAEGSSVKRFFQSSWFHSSPAPQQSGSPQRFFAPADGVMLPTGSFKDRVVFITGGGTGLGRAMTTTLSMLGAQCVIASRKLDVLQQTANEISSQTGNQVYAVQCDVRDPQAVSHCVDQMETMTGLPDVIINNAAGNFVCPSERLSPNGWKSITDIVLNGTAYITLELGKRLIKKQKGASFLAITTIYAESGSGFVVPSASAKAGVEALYKSLAAEWGRYGHRFNIIQPGPIRTKGAFSRLDPTGAFEKSMITRIPTGRLGTPEEIANLAAYISSDYATWMSGAVIRFDGGEYVSMAGEFNELKKVTPDQWDVMEAMIRSTKGS; encoded by the exons ATGGCGGCCGCCGTGTTCCGGAGAGCAGAGGGTTCTTCAGTGAAGCGTTTCTTTCAGTCG TCATGGTTCCACAGCTCGCCGGCGCCCCAGCAGTCCGGTTCCCCTCAGAGGTTCTTCGCCCCGGCTGATGGCGTCATGCTGCCGACAGGAAGCTTTAAAGACAGAGTGGTGTTCATCACAGGGGGGGGGACGGGTCTGGGTCGAGCCATGACCACCACGCTGTCCATGCTGGGGGCTCAGTGTGTCATCGCCAGCAGGAAGCTCGATGTCCTGCAGCAAACAGCCAATGAGATCAGCAGCCAGACCGGAAACCAG GTCTATGCGGTTCAGTGTGACGTCAGAGATCCACAGGCCGTCTCTCACTGTGTGGACCAGATGGAGACTATGACTGGACTTCCTGAT GTGATCATCAACAACGCAGCAGGAAACTTTGTATGTCCGTCTGAACGTTTGTCGCCAAACGGCTGGAAGAGCATCACGGACATTGTCCTGAACGGGACCGCCTACATCACTCTGGAGCTCGGCAAGAGACTGATCAAGAAGCAGAAAG GTGCATCTTTTCTGGCCATCACCACCATCTATGCTGAGTCTGGCTCTGGTTTTGTCGTCCCAAGCGCATCTGCAAAAGCCGGAGTGGAGGCgctctataa GTCTCTGGCTGCTGAGTGGGGGCGCTATGGACACAGGTTCAACATAATCCAGCCTGGACCAATAAGAACTAAG gggGCGTTCAGCCGTTTGGATCCAACAGGAGCCTTTGAAAAGTCGATGATCACTCGAATCCCGACTGGACGACTCGGAACACCAGAAGAGATTGCAAACCTGGCAGCGTACATAAGCAGTGACTACGCTACATGGATGTCAGGAGCT GTGATTCGGTTTGATGGAGGGGAATATGTGTCGATGGCTGGAGAGTTTAATGAGCTGAAGAAG gtgactCCTGATCAGTGGGACGTGATGGAGGCGATGATCAGAAGCACTAAAGGATCCTAA